From Myotis daubentonii chromosome 15, mMyoDau2.1, whole genome shotgun sequence, one genomic window encodes:
- the MED25 gene encoding mediator of RNA polymerase II transcription subunit 25 isoform X4, whose amino-acid sequence MVPGSEGPARAGGLVADVVFVIEGTANLGPYFEGLRKHYLLPAIEYFNGGPPAETDFGGDYGGTQYSLVVFNTVDCAPESYVQCHAPTSSAYEFVTWLDGIKFMGGGGESCSLIAEGLSTALQLFDDFKKMREQIGQTHRVCLLICNSPPYLLPAVESTTYSGCTTESLVQKIGERGIHFSIVSPRKLPALRLLFEKAAPPAMLEPLQPPADVSQDPRHMVLVRGLVLPVGGGSAPGPLQPKQPVSLPPAPSSSAALSAAPQQPLPSVPQQYQVPGNLSAAQVAAQNAVEAAKNQKAGLGPRFSPINPLQQAAPGVGPPFSQAQAPALPQGPPGAPKPSPTSQPNLVSTVAPVQGLAPSAQPGAPSMQAGTVAPGGVSGPSPAQLGASALGGQQSVSNKLLAWSGVLEWQEKPKPASVDANTKLTRSLPCQVYVNQGENLKTEQWPQKLIMQLIPQQLLTTLGPLFRNSRMVQFHFTNKDLESLKGLYRIMGNGFAGCVHFPHTAPCEVRVLMLLYSSKKKIFMGLIPYDQSGFVNGIRQVITNHKQVQQQKLEQQRGMGAQQAPPGLGPILEDQARPSPNLLQLRPPQPQPQGTVGASAAVGQPQPQSAAQAPPGAAQGPPGAAPGPLPPGPILRPQNPGANPQLRSLLLNPPPPQTGVPPQQASLHHLQPPGAPALLPPPHQGLGQPQLGPPLLHPPPAQSWPAQLPPRAPLPVSQPKREREGPVFRKKWERDYFFVEVKNMPTCLICKKIMSVLKEYNLKRHYESKHSKNFDQYTDQTRDAMLIELKKGLKCQ is encoded by the exons ATGGTCCCCGGGTCCGAGGGCCCGGCTCGCGCCGGGGGCCTGGTAGCTGACGTGGTGTTTGTGATTGAGGGCACCGCCAACCTGGGGCCCTACTTCGAGGGGCTCCGCAAGCACTACCTGCTCCCGGCCATCGA GTATTTTAATGGTGGTCCCCCCGCCGAGACGGACTTCGGGGGAGAC taTGGGGGGACCCAGTACAGCCTCGTGGTGTTCAACACGGTGGACTGCGCTCCCGAGTCCTACGTACAGTGTCACGCTCCCACCAGCAGCGCCTATGAGTTCGTCACCTGGCTCGATGGCATTAA GTTCATGGGCGGGGGCGGCGAGAGCTGCAGCCTCATCGCGGAAGGCCTCAGCACGGCCCTGCAGCTGTTCGATGACTTCAAGAAGATGCGAGAGCAGAT TGGCCAGACACACCGCGTCTGCCTCCTCATCTGTAATTCGCCCCCATACCTGCTGCCCGCTGTCGAGAGCACCACATACTCTGGGTGCACAACGGAAAGTCTCGTGCAAAAGATTGGGGAG CGAGGGATCCACTTCTCCATCGTGTCCCCTCGGAAGCTGCCTGCCCTGCGGCTTCTGTTCGAAAAGGCAGCCCCCCCGGCCATGCTGGAGCCACTGCAGCCGCCAGCAGACGTGAGCCAGGACCCACGGCACATGGTGCTGGTGCGGGGACTCGTGCTGCCCG TCGGGGGTGGCTCGGCCCCAGGCCCCCTCCAGCCAAAGCAGCCTGTCTCCCTGCCTCCGGCTCCATCCTCCAGTGCTGCGCTCTCGGCAGCCCCCCAGCAACCTCTGCCCTCCGTCCCCCAGCAGTACCAG GTTCCCGGGAACTTGAGCGCAGCTCAGGTGGCTGCTCAGAATGCAGTGGAGGCTGCCAAGAACCAGAAGGCTGGGCTGGGCCCGCGCT TCTCGCCCATCAACCCTCTCCAGCAGGCGGCTCCCGGAGTGGGTCCCCCCTTCAgccaagcccaggcccctgcgCTGCCACAGGGGCCACCTGGCGCCCCCAAGCCGTCTCCCACTTCCCAGCCCAACCTGGTCTCCACGGTGGCTCCTGTTCAGGGCCTGGCCCCCAGTGCGCAGCCTGGGGCCCCGTCCATG CAGGCGGGCACGGTTGCCCCAGGTGGGGTGAGtggcccttccccagcccagctaGGGGCCTCGGCCCTCGGGGGGCAGCAGTCCGTCTCCAACAAGCTCCTGGCCTGGAGTGGGGTCCTCGAGTGGCAGGAG aAACCCAAACCTGCCTCTGTGGACGCCAACACCAAGTTGACGCGGTCACTGCCTTGCCAGGTCTACGTCAATCAGGGCGAGAACCT GAAAACAGAGCAGTGGCCCCAGAAACTGATCATGCAGCTCATCCCCCAGCAACTGCTG ACCACACTGGGCCCTTTGTTCCGGAACTCAAGGATGGTCCAGTTCCATTTCACCAACAAGGACCTGGAGTCGCTCAAAGGCCTCTACCGCATCATGGGCAACGGCTTT GCGGGCTGCGTGCACTTCCCCCACACGGCCCCCTGTGAGGTGCGCGTGCTCATGCTCCTGTACTCGTCCAAGAAGAAGATCTTCATGGGCCTCATCCCCTACGACCAGAGCGGCTTTGTCAACGGCATCCGCCAGGTTATCACCAACCACAAGCAGGTGCAGCAGCAGAAGCTGGAGCAGCAGCGCGGG ATGGGGGCGCAGCAGGCACCGCCCGGGCTGGGCCCCATTCTGGAGGACCAGGCCAGGCCCTCACCGAATCTG CTCCAGCTCCGCCCACCGCAGCCCCAGCCTCAGGGCACTGTGGGGGCCTCTGCAGCCGTagggcagccccagccccagagtgCTGCCCAGGCTCCCCCAGGTGCTGCCCAAGGCCCTCCCGGAGCAGCGCCTGGCCCGCTCCCTCCTGGACCCATCCTTCGGCCCCAGAACCCTGGGGCCAATCCCCAACTGCGGAGCCTCCTCCTTAACCCACCACCG CCCCAGACGGGGGTGCCCCCACAGCAGGCTTCCCTTCACCACCTCCAGCCACCGGGGGCCCCTGCGCTGCTGCCCCCACCgcaccagggcctggggcagccccagctgggacccccccTCCTGCACCCGCCACCTGCCCAGTCCTGGCCTGCACAGCTTCCCCCGCGGGCTCCACTGCCAG TGTCACAACCAAAGAGAGAACGAGAGGGCCCCGTGTTTCGAAAAAAATGGGAGCGAGACTATTTCTTTGTGGAAGTGAAGAACATGCCTACGTGTTTAATATGCAAAAAAATCATGTCTGTGTTGAAAGAGTACAACCTGAAACGTCATTATGAGTCAAAGCACAGTAAGAACTTCGACCAGTATACAGACCAGACACGAGATGCGATGCTCATTGAACTGAAAAAGGGCCTCAAGTGTCAGTAG
- the MED25 gene encoding mediator of RNA polymerase II transcription subunit 25 isoform X5, which yields MVPGSEGPARAGGLVADVVFVIEGTANLGPYFEGLRKHYLLPAIEYFNGGPPAETDFGGDYGGTQYSLVVFNTVDCAPESYVQCHAPTSSAYEFVTWLDGIKFMGGGGESCSLIAEGLSTALQLFDDFKKMREQIGQTHRVCLLICNSPPYLLPAVESTTYSGCTTESLVQKIGERGIHFSIVSPRKLPALRLLFEKAAPPAMLEPLQPPADVSQDPRHMVLVRGLVLPVGGGSAPGPLQPKQPVSLPPAPSSSAALSAAPQQPLPSVPQQYQVPGNLSAAQVAAQNAVEAAKNQKAGLGPRFSPINPLQQAAPGVGPPFSQAQAPALPQGPPGAPKPSPTSQPNLVSTVAPVQGLAPSAQPGAPSMAGTVAPGGVSGPSPAQLGASALGGQQSVSNKLLAWSGVLEWQEKPKPASVDANTKLTRSLPCQVYVNQGENLKTEQWPQKLIMQLIPQQLLTTLGPLFRNSRMVQFHFTNKDLESLKGLYRIMGNGFAGCVHFPHTAPCEVRVLMLLYSSKKKIFMGLIPYDQSGFVNGIRQVITNHKQVQQQKLEQQRGMGAQQAPPGLGPILEDQARPSPNLLQLRPPQPQPQGTVGASAAVGQPQPQSAAQAPPGAAQGPPGAAPGPLPPGPILRPQNPGANPQLRSLLLNPPPPQTGVPPQQASLHHLQPPGAPALLPPPHQGLGQPQLGPPLLHPPPAQSWPAQLPPRAPLPVSQPKREREGPVFRKKWERDYFFVEVKNMPTCLICKKIMSVLKEYNLKRHYESKHSKNFDQYTDQTRDAMLIELKKGLKCQ from the exons ATGGTCCCCGGGTCCGAGGGCCCGGCTCGCGCCGGGGGCCTGGTAGCTGACGTGGTGTTTGTGATTGAGGGCACCGCCAACCTGGGGCCCTACTTCGAGGGGCTCCGCAAGCACTACCTGCTCCCGGCCATCGA GTATTTTAATGGTGGTCCCCCCGCCGAGACGGACTTCGGGGGAGAC taTGGGGGGACCCAGTACAGCCTCGTGGTGTTCAACACGGTGGACTGCGCTCCCGAGTCCTACGTACAGTGTCACGCTCCCACCAGCAGCGCCTATGAGTTCGTCACCTGGCTCGATGGCATTAA GTTCATGGGCGGGGGCGGCGAGAGCTGCAGCCTCATCGCGGAAGGCCTCAGCACGGCCCTGCAGCTGTTCGATGACTTCAAGAAGATGCGAGAGCAGAT TGGCCAGACACACCGCGTCTGCCTCCTCATCTGTAATTCGCCCCCATACCTGCTGCCCGCTGTCGAGAGCACCACATACTCTGGGTGCACAACGGAAAGTCTCGTGCAAAAGATTGGGGAG CGAGGGATCCACTTCTCCATCGTGTCCCCTCGGAAGCTGCCTGCCCTGCGGCTTCTGTTCGAAAAGGCAGCCCCCCCGGCCATGCTGGAGCCACTGCAGCCGCCAGCAGACGTGAGCCAGGACCCACGGCACATGGTGCTGGTGCGGGGACTCGTGCTGCCCG TCGGGGGTGGCTCGGCCCCAGGCCCCCTCCAGCCAAAGCAGCCTGTCTCCCTGCCTCCGGCTCCATCCTCCAGTGCTGCGCTCTCGGCAGCCCCCCAGCAACCTCTGCCCTCCGTCCCCCAGCAGTACCAG GTTCCCGGGAACTTGAGCGCAGCTCAGGTGGCTGCTCAGAATGCAGTGGAGGCTGCCAAGAACCAGAAGGCTGGGCTGGGCCCGCGCT TCTCGCCCATCAACCCTCTCCAGCAGGCGGCTCCCGGAGTGGGTCCCCCCTTCAgccaagcccaggcccctgcgCTGCCACAGGGGCCACCTGGCGCCCCCAAGCCGTCTCCCACTTCCCAGCCCAACCTGGTCTCCACGGTGGCTCCTGTTCAGGGCCTGGCCCCCAGTGCGCAGCCTGGGGCCCCGTCCATG GCGGGCACGGTTGCCCCAGGTGGGGTGAGtggcccttccccagcccagctaGGGGCCTCGGCCCTCGGGGGGCAGCAGTCCGTCTCCAACAAGCTCCTGGCCTGGAGTGGGGTCCTCGAGTGGCAGGAG aAACCCAAACCTGCCTCTGTGGACGCCAACACCAAGTTGACGCGGTCACTGCCTTGCCAGGTCTACGTCAATCAGGGCGAGAACCT GAAAACAGAGCAGTGGCCCCAGAAACTGATCATGCAGCTCATCCCCCAGCAACTGCTG ACCACACTGGGCCCTTTGTTCCGGAACTCAAGGATGGTCCAGTTCCATTTCACCAACAAGGACCTGGAGTCGCTCAAAGGCCTCTACCGCATCATGGGCAACGGCTTT GCGGGCTGCGTGCACTTCCCCCACACGGCCCCCTGTGAGGTGCGCGTGCTCATGCTCCTGTACTCGTCCAAGAAGAAGATCTTCATGGGCCTCATCCCCTACGACCAGAGCGGCTTTGTCAACGGCATCCGCCAGGTTATCACCAACCACAAGCAGGTGCAGCAGCAGAAGCTGGAGCAGCAGCGCGGG ATGGGGGCGCAGCAGGCACCGCCCGGGCTGGGCCCCATTCTGGAGGACCAGGCCAGGCCCTCACCGAATCTG CTCCAGCTCCGCCCACCGCAGCCCCAGCCTCAGGGCACTGTGGGGGCCTCTGCAGCCGTagggcagccccagccccagagtgCTGCCCAGGCTCCCCCAGGTGCTGCCCAAGGCCCTCCCGGAGCAGCGCCTGGCCCGCTCCCTCCTGGACCCATCCTTCGGCCCCAGAACCCTGGGGCCAATCCCCAACTGCGGAGCCTCCTCCTTAACCCACCACCG CCCCAGACGGGGGTGCCCCCACAGCAGGCTTCCCTTCACCACCTCCAGCCACCGGGGGCCCCTGCGCTGCTGCCCCCACCgcaccagggcctggggcagccccagctgggacccccccTCCTGCACCCGCCACCTGCCCAGTCCTGGCCTGCACAGCTTCCCCCGCGGGCTCCACTGCCAG TGTCACAACCAAAGAGAGAACGAGAGGGCCCCGTGTTTCGAAAAAAATGGGAGCGAGACTATTTCTTTGTGGAAGTGAAGAACATGCCTACGTGTTTAATATGCAAAAAAATCATGTCTGTGTTGAAAGAGTACAACCTGAAACGTCATTATGAGTCAAAGCACAGTAAGAACTTCGACCAGTATACAGACCAGACACGAGATGCGATGCTCATTGAACTGAAAAAGGGCCTCAAGTGTCAGTAG
- the MED25 gene encoding mediator of RNA polymerase II transcription subunit 25 isoform X3 — MVVPPPRRTSGETFMGGGGESCSLIAEGLSTALQLFDDFKKMREQIGQTHRVCLLICNSPPYLLPAVESTTYSGCTTESLVQKIGERGIHFSIVSPRKLPALRLLFEKAAPPAMLEPLQPPADVSQDPRHMVLVRGLVLPVGGGSAPGPLQPKQPVSLPPAPSSSAALSAAPQQPLPSVPQQYQVPGNLSAAQVAAQNAVEAAKNQKAGLGPRFSPINPLQQAAPGVGPPFSQAQAPALPQGPPGAPKPSPTSQPNLVSTVAPVQGLAPSAQPGAPSMQAGTVAPGGVSGPSPAQLGASALGGQQSVSNKLLAWSGVLEWQEKPKPASVDANTKLTRSLPCQVYVNQGENLKTEQWPQKLIMQLIPQQLLTTLGPLFRNSRMVQFHFTNKDLESLKGLYRIMGNGFAGCVHFPHTAPCEVRVLMLLYSSKKKIFMGLIPYDQSGFVNGIRQVITNHKQVQQQKLEQQRGMGAQQAPPGLGPILEDQARPSPNLLQLRPPQPQPQGTVGASAAVGQPQPQSAAQAPPGAAQGPPGAAPGPLPPGPILRPQNPGANPQLRSLLLNPPPPQTGVPPQQASLHHLQPPGAPALLPPPHQGLGQPQLGPPLLHPPPAQSWPAQLPPRAPLPVSQPKREREGPVFRKKWERDYFFVEVKNMPTCLICKKIMSVLKEYNLKRHYESKHSKNFDQYTDQTRDAMLIELKKGLKCQ; from the exons ATGGTGGTCCCCCCGCCGAGACGGACTTCGGGGGAGAC GTTCATGGGCGGGGGCGGCGAGAGCTGCAGCCTCATCGCGGAAGGCCTCAGCACGGCCCTGCAGCTGTTCGATGACTTCAAGAAGATGCGAGAGCAGAT TGGCCAGACACACCGCGTCTGCCTCCTCATCTGTAATTCGCCCCCATACCTGCTGCCCGCTGTCGAGAGCACCACATACTCTGGGTGCACAACGGAAAGTCTCGTGCAAAAGATTGGGGAG CGAGGGATCCACTTCTCCATCGTGTCCCCTCGGAAGCTGCCTGCCCTGCGGCTTCTGTTCGAAAAGGCAGCCCCCCCGGCCATGCTGGAGCCACTGCAGCCGCCAGCAGACGTGAGCCAGGACCCACGGCACATGGTGCTGGTGCGGGGACTCGTGCTGCCCG TCGGGGGTGGCTCGGCCCCAGGCCCCCTCCAGCCAAAGCAGCCTGTCTCCCTGCCTCCGGCTCCATCCTCCAGTGCTGCGCTCTCGGCAGCCCCCCAGCAACCTCTGCCCTCCGTCCCCCAGCAGTACCAG GTTCCCGGGAACTTGAGCGCAGCTCAGGTGGCTGCTCAGAATGCAGTGGAGGCTGCCAAGAACCAGAAGGCTGGGCTGGGCCCGCGCT TCTCGCCCATCAACCCTCTCCAGCAGGCGGCTCCCGGAGTGGGTCCCCCCTTCAgccaagcccaggcccctgcgCTGCCACAGGGGCCACCTGGCGCCCCCAAGCCGTCTCCCACTTCCCAGCCCAACCTGGTCTCCACGGTGGCTCCTGTTCAGGGCCTGGCCCCCAGTGCGCAGCCTGGGGCCCCGTCCATG CAGGCGGGCACGGTTGCCCCAGGTGGGGTGAGtggcccttccccagcccagctaGGGGCCTCGGCCCTCGGGGGGCAGCAGTCCGTCTCCAACAAGCTCCTGGCCTGGAGTGGGGTCCTCGAGTGGCAGGAG aAACCCAAACCTGCCTCTGTGGACGCCAACACCAAGTTGACGCGGTCACTGCCTTGCCAGGTCTACGTCAATCAGGGCGAGAACCT GAAAACAGAGCAGTGGCCCCAGAAACTGATCATGCAGCTCATCCCCCAGCAACTGCTG ACCACACTGGGCCCTTTGTTCCGGAACTCAAGGATGGTCCAGTTCCATTTCACCAACAAGGACCTGGAGTCGCTCAAAGGCCTCTACCGCATCATGGGCAACGGCTTT GCGGGCTGCGTGCACTTCCCCCACACGGCCCCCTGTGAGGTGCGCGTGCTCATGCTCCTGTACTCGTCCAAGAAGAAGATCTTCATGGGCCTCATCCCCTACGACCAGAGCGGCTTTGTCAACGGCATCCGCCAGGTTATCACCAACCACAAGCAGGTGCAGCAGCAGAAGCTGGAGCAGCAGCGCGGG ATGGGGGCGCAGCAGGCACCGCCCGGGCTGGGCCCCATTCTGGAGGACCAGGCCAGGCCCTCACCGAATCTG CTCCAGCTCCGCCCACCGCAGCCCCAGCCTCAGGGCACTGTGGGGGCCTCTGCAGCCGTagggcagccccagccccagagtgCTGCCCAGGCTCCCCCAGGTGCTGCCCAAGGCCCTCCCGGAGCAGCGCCTGGCCCGCTCCCTCCTGGACCCATCCTTCGGCCCCAGAACCCTGGGGCCAATCCCCAACTGCGGAGCCTCCTCCTTAACCCACCACCG CCCCAGACGGGGGTGCCCCCACAGCAGGCTTCCCTTCACCACCTCCAGCCACCGGGGGCCCCTGCGCTGCTGCCCCCACCgcaccagggcctggggcagccccagctgggacccccccTCCTGCACCCGCCACCTGCCCAGTCCTGGCCTGCACAGCTTCCCCCGCGGGCTCCACTGCCAG TGTCACAACCAAAGAGAGAACGAGAGGGCCCCGTGTTTCGAAAAAAATGGGAGCGAGACTATTTCTTTGTGGAAGTGAAGAACATGCCTACGTGTTTAATATGCAAAAAAATCATGTCTGTGTTGAAAGAGTACAACCTGAAACGTCATTATGAGTCAAAGCACAGTAAGAACTTCGACCAGTATACAGACCAGACACGAGATGCGATGCTCATTGAACTGAAAAAGGGCCTCAAGTGTCAGTAG
- the MED25 gene encoding mediator of RNA polymerase II transcription subunit 25 isoform X2, whose product MVPGSEGPARAGGLVADVVFVIEGTANLGPYFEGLRKHYLLPAIEYFNGGPPAETDFGGDYGGTQYSLVVFNTVDCAPESYVQCHAPTSSAYEFVTWLDGIKFMGGGGESCSLIAEGLSTALQLFDDFKKMREQIGQTHRVCLLICNSPPYLLPAVESTTYSGCTTESLVQKIGERGIHFSIVSPRKLPALRLLFEKAAPPAMLEPLQPPADVSQDPRHMVLVRGLVLPVGGGSAPGPLQPKQPVSLPPAPSSSAALSAAPQQPLPSVPQQYQVPGNLSAAQVAAQNAVEAAKNQKAGLGPRFSPINPLQQAAPGVGPPFSQAQAPALPQGPPGAPKPSPTSQPNLVSTVAPVQGLAPSAQPGAPSMAGTVAPGGVSGPSPAQLGASALGGQQSVSNKLLAWSGVLEWQEKPKPASVDANTKLTRSLPCQVYVNQGENLKTEQWPQKLIMQLIPQQLLTTLGPLFRNSRMVQFHFTNKDLESLKGLYRIMGNGFAGCVHFPHTAPCEVRVLMLLYSSKKKIFMGLIPYDQSGFVNGIRQVITNHKQVQQQKLEQQRGMGAQQAPPGLGPILEDQARPSPNLLQLRPPQPQPQGTVGASAAVGQPQPQSAAQAPPGAAQGPPGAAPGPLPPGPILRPQNPGANPQLRSLLLNPPPPQTGVPPQQASLHHLQPPGAPALLPPPHQGLGQPQLGPPLLHPPPAQSWPAQLPPRAPLPGQMLLSGGPRGPVPQPGLQPSVMEDDILMDLI is encoded by the exons ATGGTCCCCGGGTCCGAGGGCCCGGCTCGCGCCGGGGGCCTGGTAGCTGACGTGGTGTTTGTGATTGAGGGCACCGCCAACCTGGGGCCCTACTTCGAGGGGCTCCGCAAGCACTACCTGCTCCCGGCCATCGA GTATTTTAATGGTGGTCCCCCCGCCGAGACGGACTTCGGGGGAGAC taTGGGGGGACCCAGTACAGCCTCGTGGTGTTCAACACGGTGGACTGCGCTCCCGAGTCCTACGTACAGTGTCACGCTCCCACCAGCAGCGCCTATGAGTTCGTCACCTGGCTCGATGGCATTAA GTTCATGGGCGGGGGCGGCGAGAGCTGCAGCCTCATCGCGGAAGGCCTCAGCACGGCCCTGCAGCTGTTCGATGACTTCAAGAAGATGCGAGAGCAGAT TGGCCAGACACACCGCGTCTGCCTCCTCATCTGTAATTCGCCCCCATACCTGCTGCCCGCTGTCGAGAGCACCACATACTCTGGGTGCACAACGGAAAGTCTCGTGCAAAAGATTGGGGAG CGAGGGATCCACTTCTCCATCGTGTCCCCTCGGAAGCTGCCTGCCCTGCGGCTTCTGTTCGAAAAGGCAGCCCCCCCGGCCATGCTGGAGCCACTGCAGCCGCCAGCAGACGTGAGCCAGGACCCACGGCACATGGTGCTGGTGCGGGGACTCGTGCTGCCCG TCGGGGGTGGCTCGGCCCCAGGCCCCCTCCAGCCAAAGCAGCCTGTCTCCCTGCCTCCGGCTCCATCCTCCAGTGCTGCGCTCTCGGCAGCCCCCCAGCAACCTCTGCCCTCCGTCCCCCAGCAGTACCAG GTTCCCGGGAACTTGAGCGCAGCTCAGGTGGCTGCTCAGAATGCAGTGGAGGCTGCCAAGAACCAGAAGGCTGGGCTGGGCCCGCGCT TCTCGCCCATCAACCCTCTCCAGCAGGCGGCTCCCGGAGTGGGTCCCCCCTTCAgccaagcccaggcccctgcgCTGCCACAGGGGCCACCTGGCGCCCCCAAGCCGTCTCCCACTTCCCAGCCCAACCTGGTCTCCACGGTGGCTCCTGTTCAGGGCCTGGCCCCCAGTGCGCAGCCTGGGGCCCCGTCCATG GCGGGCACGGTTGCCCCAGGTGGGGTGAGtggcccttccccagcccagctaGGGGCCTCGGCCCTCGGGGGGCAGCAGTCCGTCTCCAACAAGCTCCTGGCCTGGAGTGGGGTCCTCGAGTGGCAGGAG aAACCCAAACCTGCCTCTGTGGACGCCAACACCAAGTTGACGCGGTCACTGCCTTGCCAGGTCTACGTCAATCAGGGCGAGAACCT GAAAACAGAGCAGTGGCCCCAGAAACTGATCATGCAGCTCATCCCCCAGCAACTGCTG ACCACACTGGGCCCTTTGTTCCGGAACTCAAGGATGGTCCAGTTCCATTTCACCAACAAGGACCTGGAGTCGCTCAAAGGCCTCTACCGCATCATGGGCAACGGCTTT GCGGGCTGCGTGCACTTCCCCCACACGGCCCCCTGTGAGGTGCGCGTGCTCATGCTCCTGTACTCGTCCAAGAAGAAGATCTTCATGGGCCTCATCCCCTACGACCAGAGCGGCTTTGTCAACGGCATCCGCCAGGTTATCACCAACCACAAGCAGGTGCAGCAGCAGAAGCTGGAGCAGCAGCGCGGG ATGGGGGCGCAGCAGGCACCGCCCGGGCTGGGCCCCATTCTGGAGGACCAGGCCAGGCCCTCACCGAATCTG CTCCAGCTCCGCCCACCGCAGCCCCAGCCTCAGGGCACTGTGGGGGCCTCTGCAGCCGTagggcagccccagccccagagtgCTGCCCAGGCTCCCCCAGGTGCTGCCCAAGGCCCTCCCGGAGCAGCGCCTGGCCCGCTCCCTCCTGGACCCATCCTTCGGCCCCAGAACCCTGGGGCCAATCCCCAACTGCGGAGCCTCCTCCTTAACCCACCACCG CCCCAGACGGGGGTGCCCCCACAGCAGGCTTCCCTTCACCACCTCCAGCCACCGGGGGCCCCTGCGCTGCTGCCCCCACCgcaccagggcctggggcagccccagctgggacccccccTCCTGCACCCGCCACCTGCCCAGTCCTGGCCTGCACAGCTTCCCCCGCGGGCTCCACTGCCAG gtcagATGCTGCTGAGCGGGGGTCCCCGGGGCCCGGTCCCCCAGCCGGGCCTGCAGCCCAGCGTCATGGAGGACGACATCCTCATGGATCTCATCTGA